The following are from one region of the Anabas testudineus chromosome 2, fAnaTes1.2, whole genome shotgun sequence genome:
- the pcolce2b gene encoding procollagen C-endopeptidase enhancer 2b, whose product MPFMPRNRRKACSVNPTMWSTCGIFGAWSLLFLTEVCAQSQQRPTFTCGGNITEESGVIGSQGYPGVYPPNTKCVWRITVPEGKVVVLSFRFIDLENDNLCRYDYVDVYSGHVNGQRLGRFCGTFKPGSLVSMGNKMLLQMVSDANTAGSGFLAVFSAAHPHERGDQYCGGRLDKPTGTFKTPNWPEKDYPAGVTCSWHIVAPKNQIIEVKFEKFDVERDNYCRYDHVSIFNGAEINDAKRIGKYCGDSPPGPVYSDGNQLLIQFLSDLSLTADGFIGHYKFRPKKFPTTTISPTTTTQPVTTRPIPLKYSVALCQQKCNRRGTLESNYCSSNFVITGTVITAVMRGGSMYATVSIINVYKEGSLAIQQAGKTMSTKIIILCKKCPFIRRGLNYIFMGQVDEEGRGKIAPHHFVMVFKTKNQKLLNVLKNKRC is encoded by the exons ATGCCATTCATGCCACGAAACAGGCGCAAAGCCTGCTCCGTTAACCCAACAATGTGGAGTACATGCGGTATTTTTGGCGCATGGAGTCTACTGTTTCTGACAGAGGTCTGTGCGCAGTCTCAGCAGAG ACCAACCTTCACTTGCGGCGGTAACATCACAGAGGAGTCTGGAGTAATCGGGAGCCAGGGGTACCCAGGTGTTTACCCTCCAAATACTAAATGTGTATGGAGAATCACA GTGCCCGAGGGAAAGGTCGTGGTCCTGTCTTTCCGCTTTATTGACTTGGAAAACGACAACCTGTGCCGTTATGACTATGTGGATGTTTACAGCGGCCATGTCAATGGGCAGAGACTTGGCCGCTTCTGTGGGACATTCAAGCCAGGTTCCCTGGTTTCCATGGGCAACAAGATGCTCCTGCAGATGGTATCTGATGCCAACACAGCTGGGAGCGGCTTccttgctgttttctctgctgcccACCCACATGAGAGAG GCGACCAGTACTGTGGAGGGAGGCTGGACAAGCCCACTGGGACTTTCAAAACACCCAACTGGCCTGAGAAGGACTACCCAGCTGGTGTCACCTGCTCCTGGCACATAGTTGCACCAAAGAACCAG ATTATCGAAGTGAAGTTCGAGAAGTTTGATGTGGAGCGAGACAATTACTGCCGCTATGACCATGTCTCCATTTTCAACGGGGCCGAAATAAATGATGCCAAGAGGATTGGGAAATATTGTGGAGACAGCCCTCCAGG GCCCGTGTACTCTGATGGGAACCAGCTCCTAATTCAGTTCCTGTCAGATCTTAGTCTCACTGCAGATGGCTTCATTGGACACTACAAGTTCCGACCAAAGAAATTCCCCACCACCACAATATCACCCACCACTACGACGCAGCCAGTCACCACCAGACCCATAC CTCTGAAGTACTCTGTCGCTTTGTGCCAGCAGAAGTGCAACAGGCGAGGGACGCTTGAGAGCAATTACTGTTCCAGCAACTTTG TGATAACCGGGACTGTCATTACGGCAGTGATGAGAGGAGGAAGTATGTACGCCACCGTCTCCATCATCAACGTGTATAAAGAAGGCAGTCTGGCCATCCAGCAGGCAGGAAAGACCATGAGCACCAAGATCATTATCTTGTGCAAGAAGTGCCCATTTATCAGAAGAG GTTTGAACTACATCTTCATGGGCCAGGTGGACGAGGAGGGCCGGGGGAAAATCGCGCCACACCACTTCGTCATGGTGTTCAAGACGAAGAACCAGAAACTGCTAAATGTTCTGAAAAACAAGCGGTGCTGA